One Phoenix dactylifera cultivar Barhee BC4 chromosome 8, palm_55x_up_171113_PBpolish2nd_filt_p, whole genome shotgun sequence genomic window carries:
- the LOC103721134 gene encoding non-specific lipid transfer protein GPI-anchored 8-like: protein MASEKLILFFLLFLASWASTTLSQDDQGVKPCITKLMPCVDFLHSGKRPSSVCCMALKNELENDVGCLCELLGDDKALKAFNVMLAEVIQFPTRCGLHPADVGKCKKSGDVPMPPVIPRDPSTPPKSPTKG, encoded by the exons ATGGCATCCGAGAagctcatcctcttcttcctcctcttcctcgccTCATGGGCTTCCACCACCCTGTCTCAGGATGACCAAGGAGTGAAGCCATGCATAACGAAGCTGATGCCGTGCGTCGATTTCCTGCACTCCGGCAAGCGTCCATCGTCGGTGTGCTGCATGGCGCTGAAGAATGAGCTGGAGAACGACGTTGGATGCCTCTGCGAGTTACTCGGCGACGACAAGGCCCTCAAGGCCTTCAACGTTATGCTGGCCGAGGTGATCCAGTTTCCGACGCGCTGCGGTCTCCATCCGGCGGATGTCGGCAAGTGCAAAAAGTCCGGTG ATGTACCAATGCCGCCAGTTATTCCAAGGGACCCATCAACGCCTCCAAAATCCCCTACAAAAG GGTGA
- the LOC103721136 gene encoding E3 ubiquitin-protein ligase RHA2A-like: MGLPNRLHDASSDSIPILHVVAATGWVSYLRSLLLCLLHSLGLLRLHPSSAAANDPLFSCARSGLAGLIVMASSRRPFAYEALPSATAEGEREEPSYVVCLCELVDDNRVRWLACCHVFHNECLDGWFDQRNLNCPLCQSPLAAEERQADADRRIGAKLVAWLSPY, translated from the coding sequence atGGGGCTCCCGAACCGACTCCACGATGCCTCCAGCGACTCCATCCCGATCCTCCACGTCGTGGCGGCCACCGGGTGGGTCTCCTACCTCCgctccctcctcctctgcctcctccaCTCCCTCGGCCTCCTACGCCTCCACCCCTCCTCCGCCGCGGCCAACGATCCCCTCTTCTCCTGTGCCAGGTCCGGCCTCGCCGGACTCATCGTCATGGCCTCCTCCAGACGCCCCTTTGCCTACGAGGCCTTGCCATCGGCGACCGCAGAGGGGGAACGAGAGGAGCCGAGCTACGTGGTGTGCCTTTGCGAGCTCGTCGACGACAACCGGGTACGGTGGCTAGCGTGCTGCCATGTGTTCCACAACGAGTGCCTCGATGGGTGGTTCGACCAAAGGAATCTAAATTGTCCTCTCTGCCAGTCGCCGCTGGCGGCGGAGGAGCGTCAGGCCGATGCCGACCGCCGAATCGGGGCGAAGCTCGTCGCTTGGCTCTCCCCCTATTGA
- the LOC103721135 gene encoding uncharacterized protein LOC103721135, protein MWHAGHWRRKRRGREREERRLDGGGSVAKKFIGGFRLIHHSDSRAGCAESAAVQAAIGQLQNEHGAAVGLPRSANGASAPSRPRKVEQGIAIVIPCFAASIAPRAGVGWACRFQPIKALFSQDHCFHKHYEIGLLPKYKMPPSSKPRDRRTAPDQRKPLSRSDPIPILAKENPKQFSANPIFYSIPSPFTFPSSSSLFSSLRIVPKRLSWEFSTAREGIHHDPSDPDDSSPEATSNVEDPAETHKPLISVSFKIDEIVVVESGEPTGGCTDSDAAEREEKEMDKEKVRAVLVIDRVREALLEIGAPDLSDGSKKAVEALVEIVIGDVGMDSRARDGLSNLDLWADVRTVILICLI, encoded by the exons ATGTGGCATGCCGGCCACTGGAGGAggaaaaggagaggaagagagagagaggagagacggCTCGATGGTGGCGGCTCAGTGGCAAAGAAATTTATAGGTGGATTTCGGCTCATTCACCACAGCGATTCTCGCGCCGGTTGTGCGGAATCGGCGGCTGTTCAAGCGGCCATAGGGCAGCTGCAGAACGAACATGGGGCGGCCGTGGGGCTGCCGCGGAGCGCCAACGGCGCCTCTGCTCCATCTCGCCCGAGAAAAGTGGAGCAGGGGATCGCAATCGTGATCCCCTGTTTTGCTGCTTCTATTGCGCCAAGGGCTGGAGTCGGCTGGGCCTGCCGATTTCAGCCTATTAAGGCCCTATTCTCACAAGACCATTGCTTCCATAAACATTATGAGATAGGATTGCTTCCAAAGTATAAAAT GCCTCCATCCTCCAAACCACGCGACCGGCGAACCGCGCCCGATCAAAGGAAACCCCTCTCTCGAAGCGATCCGATCCCAATTCTGGCGAAGGAAAATCCCAAGCAGTTCTCAGCAAACCCTATTTTCTATTCTATTCCTTCTCCATTCacctttccttcttcatcttccttgttCTCTTCCCTCAGGATCGTCCCCAAGCGCCTGAGCTGGGAGTTCTCCACCGCACGGGAGGGCATCCACCACGATCCATCGGACCCGGACGATTCCTCGCCGGAGGCGACCAGCAACGTGGAAGATCCGGCGGAA ACTCATAAGCCTTTAATCTCGGTTTCTTTCAAGATTGACGAGATCGTAGTGGTGGAATCCGGCGAGCCCACCGGCGGATGCACCGATTCTGATGCTgcggagagggaggagaaggagatggacAAAGAGAAGGTGAGGGCTGTGTTGGTGATAGATCGCGTGCGAGAAGCTCTGCTCGAGATCGGTGCACCGGACTTGAGCGATGGATCCAAAAAGGCGGTGGAAGCTCTGGTCGAGATCGTGATCGGAGATGTGGGCATGGATTCGAGGGCGAGAGATGGGCTGTCGAATCTTGACCTCTGGGCAGATGTGCGCACCGTGATCCTCATTTGCCTGATTTAG